A single Eubalaena glacialis isolate mEubGla1 chromosome 18, mEubGla1.1.hap2.+ XY, whole genome shotgun sequence DNA region contains:
- the SLC27A5 gene encoding long-chain fatty acid transport protein 5 isoform X2 codes for MGIWGRLAFLLLLLRGLGQSAWPAAVALALRWLLGDSACCVLLGLAVLAWPWLGPWMPHWLSLAAAALTLALLPTQPPPGLRWLPADLAYVFKILRLGLNIWARLSRQPPDTFVDSFERRVRAQPGRAILVWTGPGSRSVTFDLRENLEEVLPKLQAENIRCFYLSHSSPTPGVRALGAALDAAPSDPVPADLRAEIKLRSPALFIYTSGTTGLPKPAILTYERVLHISGMLTLCGVTADDVVYTVLPLYHTMGLVLGVLSCLELGVTCVLAPKFSASCFWDDCRQHGVTVIQYVGEVLRYLCNTPQRPEDQTHKVRLAIGSGLRAEVWETFQQRFGPIRIWEVYGSTEGNGGFVNYPGRCGAQGKTSCFLRMLSPFELVQYSMETEEPVRDNWGLCIPARPGEAGLLLTQVLRHQPFLGYRGPREHTERKLVKNVRRPNDLYYNTGDVLALDDEGFLYFRDRLGDTFRWKGENVSTREVEGVLSLVDFLQEVNVYGVPVPGCEGKVGMAAVQLAPGQAFDGQRLYQHVRTWLPAYAAPHFIRVQDALEITSTFKLVKSRLVREGFNVGIVADPLYLLDNRARAFRPLTSDIYRAVCEGAWRL; via the exons ATGGGCATCTGGGGACGACTGGCCTTCTTGCTGTTGCTGCTGCGAGGCCTGGGGCAGTCCGCATGGCCTGCAGCAGTGGCCCTGGCCCTGCGCTGGCTCCTGGGAGACTCCGCCTGCTGTGTGCTGCTGGGCCTGGCTGTGCTGGCGTGGCCCTGGCTCGGCCCCTGGATGCCCCACTGGCTGAGTCTGGCAGCTGCGGCCCTCACGCTGGCTCTGCTGCCCACGCAGCCGCCCCCAGGGCTGCGCTGGCTGCCTGCAGACCTGGCCTACGTCTTCAAGATTCTCCGCCTGGGCCTGAACATCTGGGCGCGCTTGAGCCGCCAGCCACCTGACACCTTCGTAGATTCCTTCGAGCGGCGGGTGCGAGCGCAGCCAGGGCGCGCGATCTTGGTGTGGACGGGGCCAGGGAGCCGGTCGGTCACCTTC GACCTCCGGGAGAACCTGGAGGAGGTCCTTCCCAAGCTGCAGGCAGAGAACATCCGCTGCTTCTACCTCAGCCACTCCTCCCCCACGCCAGGGGTGAGGGCTCTGGGGGCTGCCCTGGATGCTGCACCCTCAGACCCCGTGCCTGCTGACCTTCGAGCTGAGATCAAGCTGAGAAGCCCAGCCCTGTTCATCTACACCTCAGGGACCACCG GGCTCCCGAAGCCAGCCATCCTCACGTATGAGCGGGTGCTGCATATAAGCGGGATGCTGACCCTGTGTGGGGTCACAGCTGATGACGTGGTCTACACGGTCTTGCCTCTGTACCACACGATGGGGCTGGTCCTTGGGGTCCTTAGCTGCCTGGAGCTTG gAGTGACCTGTGTCCTGGCCCCCAAGTTCTCTGCCTCCTGCTTCTGGGACGACTGTCGGCAGCACGGTGTGACTGTGATCCAGTATGTGGGCGAGGTCCTGCGGTACCTGTGCAACACTCCCCAG CGGCCAGAGGACCAAACACATAAAGTCCGCCTGGCGATTGGCAGTGGACTCCGGGCAGAAGTGTGGGAGACCTTCCAGCAGCGCTTTGGCCCCATTCGGATCTGGGAAGTCTACGGCTCCACGGAAGGCAACGGTGGCTTTGTCAACTATCCAGGGCGCTGTGGGGCCCAGGGCAAGACAAGCTGCTTCCTTCGA ATGCTGTCCCCCTTTGAGCTTGTACAGTACAGCATGGAGACAGAGGAGCCTGTGAGGGACAACTGGGGCCTCTGCATCCCTGCGAGGCCAG GGGAGGCAGGGCTCCTGCTGACCCAGGTGCTGCGTCACCAACCTTTCCTGGGCTACCGTGGGCCCCGGGAGCACACAGAAAGGAAGTTGGTGAAGAACGTGCGGCGCCCGAACGACCTTTACTACAACACCGGGGACGTGCTGGCCCTGGACGACGAAGGCTTCCTCTACTTCCGCGACCGCCTCGGGGACACCTTCCG GTGGAAGGGTGAGAACGTGTCCACGCGGGAGGTGGAGGGCGTGCTGTCACTCGTGGACTTCCTGCAGGAGGTGAACGTCTACGGTGTGCCTGTGCCAG GATGTGAGGGCAAGGTGGGCATGGCTGCCGTGCAGCTGGCCCCCGGCCAGGCCTTTGACGGGCAGAGGCTGTACCAGCACGTGCGCACTTGGCTCCCCGCCTACGCTGCCCCGCATTTCATCCGTGTTCAG GACGCCTTGGAGATCACAAGCACGTTCAAACTGGTGAAGTCCCGGTTGGTGCGCGAGGGCTTCAACGTGGGCATTGTTGCTGACCCCCTGTACCTGCTGGACAACCGGGCCCGAGCCTTCCGGCCCCTGACGTCAGACATATACCGGGCAGTATGTGAGGGAGCCTGGAGACTCTAA
- the SLC27A5 gene encoding long-chain fatty acid transport protein 5 isoform X1 — protein sequence MGIWGRLAFLLLLLRGLGQSAWPAAVALALRWLLGDSACCVLLGLAVLAWPWLGPWMPHWLSLAAAALTLALLPTQPPPGLRWLPADLAYVFKILRLGLNIWARLSRQPPDTFVDSFERRVRAQPGRAILVWTGPGSRSVTFGELDARACRAAWVMKAELGGATGPRAQEPTALLVLPSQTIPALGLWLGLAKLGCPVAWINPHGRGAPLVHSVLSSGARVLVVDPDLRENLEEVLPKLQAENIRCFYLSHSSPTPGVRALGAALDAAPSDPVPADLRAEIKLRSPALFIYTSGTTGLPKPAILTYERVLHISGMLTLCGVTADDVVYTVLPLYHTMGLVLGVLSCLELGVTCVLAPKFSASCFWDDCRQHGVTVIQYVGEVLRYLCNTPQRPEDQTHKVRLAIGSGLRAEVWETFQQRFGPIRIWEVYGSTEGNGGFVNYPGRCGAQGKTSCFLRMLSPFELVQYSMETEEPVRDNWGLCIPARPGEAGLLLTQVLRHQPFLGYRGPREHTERKLVKNVRRPNDLYYNTGDVLALDDEGFLYFRDRLGDTFRWKGENVSTREVEGVLSLVDFLQEVNVYGVPVPGCEGKVGMAAVQLAPGQAFDGQRLYQHVRTWLPAYAAPHFIRVQDALEITSTFKLVKSRLVREGFNVGIVADPLYLLDNRARAFRPLTSDIYRAVCEGAWRL from the exons ATGGGCATCTGGGGACGACTGGCCTTCTTGCTGTTGCTGCTGCGAGGCCTGGGGCAGTCCGCATGGCCTGCAGCAGTGGCCCTGGCCCTGCGCTGGCTCCTGGGAGACTCCGCCTGCTGTGTGCTGCTGGGCCTGGCTGTGCTGGCGTGGCCCTGGCTCGGCCCCTGGATGCCCCACTGGCTGAGTCTGGCAGCTGCGGCCCTCACGCTGGCTCTGCTGCCCACGCAGCCGCCCCCAGGGCTGCGCTGGCTGCCTGCAGACCTGGCCTACGTCTTCAAGATTCTCCGCCTGGGCCTGAACATCTGGGCGCGCTTGAGCCGCCAGCCACCTGACACCTTCGTAGATTCCTTCGAGCGGCGGGTGCGAGCGCAGCCAGGGCGCGCGATCTTGGTGTGGACGGGGCCAGGGAGCCGGTCGGTCACCTTCGGGGAGCTGGACGCCAGGGCCTGCCGGGCGGCGTGGGTCATGAAGGCCGAGCTGGGCGGCGCCACGGGGCCCCGTGCTCAGGAGCCCACCGCCCTCCTCGTGCTGCCCTCACAGACCATTCCTGCCCTGGGCCTGTGGCTCGGGCTGGCCAAGCTGGGCTGTCCGGTGGCCTGGATTAATCCGCACGGCCGGGGGGCGCCCCTGGTGCACTCGGTGCTGAGCTCTGGGGCTCGGGTGCTGGTGGTGGACCCAG ACCTCCGGGAGAACCTGGAGGAGGTCCTTCCCAAGCTGCAGGCAGAGAACATCCGCTGCTTCTACCTCAGCCACTCCTCCCCCACGCCAGGGGTGAGGGCTCTGGGGGCTGCCCTGGATGCTGCACCCTCAGACCCCGTGCCTGCTGACCTTCGAGCTGAGATCAAGCTGAGAAGCCCAGCCCTGTTCATCTACACCTCAGGGACCACCG GGCTCCCGAAGCCAGCCATCCTCACGTATGAGCGGGTGCTGCATATAAGCGGGATGCTGACCCTGTGTGGGGTCACAGCTGATGACGTGGTCTACACGGTCTTGCCTCTGTACCACACGATGGGGCTGGTCCTTGGGGTCCTTAGCTGCCTGGAGCTTG gAGTGACCTGTGTCCTGGCCCCCAAGTTCTCTGCCTCCTGCTTCTGGGACGACTGTCGGCAGCACGGTGTGACTGTGATCCAGTATGTGGGCGAGGTCCTGCGGTACCTGTGCAACACTCCCCAG CGGCCAGAGGACCAAACACATAAAGTCCGCCTGGCGATTGGCAGTGGACTCCGGGCAGAAGTGTGGGAGACCTTCCAGCAGCGCTTTGGCCCCATTCGGATCTGGGAAGTCTACGGCTCCACGGAAGGCAACGGTGGCTTTGTCAACTATCCAGGGCGCTGTGGGGCCCAGGGCAAGACAAGCTGCTTCCTTCGA ATGCTGTCCCCCTTTGAGCTTGTACAGTACAGCATGGAGACAGAGGAGCCTGTGAGGGACAACTGGGGCCTCTGCATCCCTGCGAGGCCAG GGGAGGCAGGGCTCCTGCTGACCCAGGTGCTGCGTCACCAACCTTTCCTGGGCTACCGTGGGCCCCGGGAGCACACAGAAAGGAAGTTGGTGAAGAACGTGCGGCGCCCGAACGACCTTTACTACAACACCGGGGACGTGCTGGCCCTGGACGACGAAGGCTTCCTCTACTTCCGCGACCGCCTCGGGGACACCTTCCG GTGGAAGGGTGAGAACGTGTCCACGCGGGAGGTGGAGGGCGTGCTGTCACTCGTGGACTTCCTGCAGGAGGTGAACGTCTACGGTGTGCCTGTGCCAG GATGTGAGGGCAAGGTGGGCATGGCTGCCGTGCAGCTGGCCCCCGGCCAGGCCTTTGACGGGCAGAGGCTGTACCAGCACGTGCGCACTTGGCTCCCCGCCTACGCTGCCCCGCATTTCATCCGTGTTCAG GACGCCTTGGAGATCACAAGCACGTTCAAACTGGTGAAGTCCCGGTTGGTGCGCGAGGGCTTCAACGTGGGCATTGTTGCTGACCCCCTGTACCTGCTGGACAACCGGGCCCGAGCCTTCCGGCCCCTGACGTCAGACATATACCGGGCAGTATGTGAGGGAGCCTGGAGACTCTAA
- the ZNF446 gene encoding zinc finger protein 446 isoform X2, translated as MKLSPVQPQASPHRGPLCHSLSPWAGPLCTVPYPACGLVAGTLTPPFLQVPLGGSKKTPGTTMPSPLGPPSLPSVDPEATLADPEAARQRFRGFCYQEVAGPREALARLRELCRQWLRPEVHSKEQMLELLVLEQFLGALPPEIQAWVRGQQPGSPEEAAVLVEGLQHDPGQLLGWITAHVLKQAVLPATQKAEESVGSSHPSGTVEPLRAASGEGSKDAQMEGNAQLSCSVKEEPDGYGQETAPSSPPHPGRSHEGPAEQQEPTSVPFQPPRIQEEWGLLDPSQKEVYWDAMLQKYGTVVSLAGLPCPLPEARTEPEPEALSTGSEGARSLRPGGESESSREGRPGCPEAPPPARSKPYTCAQCGRTFDWKSVFVIHRRAHAGGPGAEKQPVGPPRRALPGPRSYACEECGRSFSWKSQLVIHRKGHAGQRRHFCGDCGHSFDWKSQLVIHRKSHRPEAP; from the exons ATGAAGCTTTCCCCAGTTCAGCCTCAGGCATCCCCACACCGGGGTCCTCTCTGTCACAGCCTCAGCCCCTGGGCTGGGCCTCTCTGCACAGTGCCTTACCCTGCCTGTGGCCTTGTGGCTGGCACCCTGACCCCTCCTTTCCTGCAGGTCCCCCTTGGTGGCTCCAAGAAGACTCCCGGCACAACAATGCCATCCCCACTGGGCCCCCCGAGTCTGCCCTCTGTGGACCCCGAGGCCACCCTGGCGGATCCTGAGGCAGCACGCCAGCGCTTCCGGGGCTTCTGCTACCAGGAGGTGGCCGGTCCCCGCGAGGCGCTGGCCCGGCTGCGGGAGCTGTGCCGCCAGTGGCTGCGGCCCGAGGTGCACTCCAAGGAGCAGATGCTGGAGCTGCTGGTGCTGGAGCAGTTCCTGGGCGCGCTGCCCCCCGAGATCCAGGCCTGGGTGCGGGGCCAGCAGCCAGGCAGCCCTGAGGAGGCCGCTGTCCTGGTCGAGGGCCTGCAGCATGACCCTGGGCAGCTGCTGGGCTGG ATTACAGCACATGTCCTGAAGCAAGCGGTGCTCCCGGCCACACAGAAGGCAGAGGAGTCTGTGGGGAGCTCCCACCCTTCAGGGACAGTGGAGCCCCTAAGGGCAGCCTCTGGGGAGGGGTCCAAGGATGCCCAGATGGAGGGGAACGCCCAGCTCAGCTGCAGCGTGAAGGAGGAGCCTGATGGCTATGGGCAGGAGACGG CACCGTCCAGCCCCCCACATCCAGGCCGGTCCCATGAGGGGCCCGCTGAACAACAGGAACCGACCTCCGTGCCCTTCCAGCCACCCAGGATTCAG GAGGAGTGGGGGCTCCTGGACCCGTCACAGAAGGAGGTGTACTGGGACGCGATGCTGCAGAAGTATGGCACGGTGGTCTCCCTGG CAGGGTTGCCGTGCCCCCTGCCGGAGGCACGCACTGAGCCGGAGCCGGAGGCGCTGAGCACCGGATCCGAGGGAGCGAGAAGCCTCCGCCCGG gaggtGAGAGCGAGAGCTCCCGAGAGGGCCGGCCCGGCTGCCCGGAGGCCCCGCCGCCCGCGCGGAGCAAGCCCTACACGTGCGCGCAGTGCGGCCGCACCTTCGACTGGAAGTCGGTGTTCGTCATCCACCGCCGCGCGCACGCGGGCGGCCCGGGCGCCGAGAAGCAGCCGGTGGGGCCGCCCCGGCGCGCGCTCCCGGGCCCGCGCAGCTACGCCTGCGAGGAGTGCGGCCGCAGCTTCAGCTGGAAGTCGCAGCTGGTCATCCACCGCAAGGGCCACGCCGGCCAGCGGCGCCACTTCTGCGGCGACTGCGGCCACAGCTTCGACTGGAAGTCCCAGCTGGTCATCCACCGCAAGAGCCACCGGCCCGAGGCCCCGTGA
- the ZNF446 gene encoding zinc finger protein 446 isoform X1 encodes MKLSPVQPQASPHRGPLCHSLSPWAGPLCTVPYPACGLVAGTLTPPFLQVPLGGSKKTPGTTMPSPLGPPSLPSVDPEATLADPEAARQRFRGFCYQEVAGPREALARLRELCRQWLRPEVHSKEQMLELLVLEQFLGALPPEIQAWVRGQQPGSPEEAAVLVEGLQHDPGQLLGWITAHVLKQAVLPATQKAEESVGSSHPSGTVEPLRAASGEGSKDAQMEGNAQLSCSVKEEPDGYGQETAPSSPPHPGRSHEGPAEQQEPTSVPFQPPRIQEEWGLLDPSQKEVYWDAMLQKYGTVVSLGLPCPLPEARTEPEPEALSTGSEGARSLRPGGESESSREGRPGCPEAPPPARSKPYTCAQCGRTFDWKSVFVIHRRAHAGGPGAEKQPVGPPRRALPGPRSYACEECGRSFSWKSQLVIHRKGHAGQRRHFCGDCGHSFDWKSQLVIHRKSHRPEAP; translated from the exons ATGAAGCTTTCCCCAGTTCAGCCTCAGGCATCCCCACACCGGGGTCCTCTCTGTCACAGCCTCAGCCCCTGGGCTGGGCCTCTCTGCACAGTGCCTTACCCTGCCTGTGGCCTTGTGGCTGGCACCCTGACCCCTCCTTTCCTGCAGGTCCCCCTTGGTGGCTCCAAGAAGACTCCCGGCACAACAATGCCATCCCCACTGGGCCCCCCGAGTCTGCCCTCTGTGGACCCCGAGGCCACCCTGGCGGATCCTGAGGCAGCACGCCAGCGCTTCCGGGGCTTCTGCTACCAGGAGGTGGCCGGTCCCCGCGAGGCGCTGGCCCGGCTGCGGGAGCTGTGCCGCCAGTGGCTGCGGCCCGAGGTGCACTCCAAGGAGCAGATGCTGGAGCTGCTGGTGCTGGAGCAGTTCCTGGGCGCGCTGCCCCCCGAGATCCAGGCCTGGGTGCGGGGCCAGCAGCCAGGCAGCCCTGAGGAGGCCGCTGTCCTGGTCGAGGGCCTGCAGCATGACCCTGGGCAGCTGCTGGGCTGG ATTACAGCACATGTCCTGAAGCAAGCGGTGCTCCCGGCCACACAGAAGGCAGAGGAGTCTGTGGGGAGCTCCCACCCTTCAGGGACAGTGGAGCCCCTAAGGGCAGCCTCTGGGGAGGGGTCCAAGGATGCCCAGATGGAGGGGAACGCCCAGCTCAGCTGCAGCGTGAAGGAGGAGCCTGATGGCTATGGGCAGGAGACGG CACCGTCCAGCCCCCCACATCCAGGCCGGTCCCATGAGGGGCCCGCTGAACAACAGGAACCGACCTCCGTGCCCTTCCAGCCACCCAGGATTCAG GAGGAGTGGGGGCTCCTGGACCCGTCACAGAAGGAGGTGTACTGGGACGCGATGCTGCAGAAGTATGGCACGGTGGTCTCCCTGG GGTTGCCGTGCCCCCTGCCGGAGGCACGCACTGAGCCGGAGCCGGAGGCGCTGAGCACCGGATCCGAGGGAGCGAGAAGCCTCCGCCCGG gaggtGAGAGCGAGAGCTCCCGAGAGGGCCGGCCCGGCTGCCCGGAGGCCCCGCCGCCCGCGCGGAGCAAGCCCTACACGTGCGCGCAGTGCGGCCGCACCTTCGACTGGAAGTCGGTGTTCGTCATCCACCGCCGCGCGCACGCGGGCGGCCCGGGCGCCGAGAAGCAGCCGGTGGGGCCGCCCCGGCGCGCGCTCCCGGGCCCGCGCAGCTACGCCTGCGAGGAGTGCGGCCGCAGCTTCAGCTGGAAGTCGCAGCTGGTCATCCACCGCAAGGGCCACGCCGGCCAGCGGCGCCACTTCTGCGGCGACTGCGGCCACAGCTTCGACTGGAAGTCCCAGCTGGTCATCCACCGCAAGAGCCACCGGCCCGAGGCCCCGTGA
- the ZNF446 gene encoding zinc finger protein 446 isoform X4 — translation MPSPLGPPSLPSVDPEATLADPEAARQRFRGFCYQEVAGPREALARLRELCRQWLRPEVHSKEQMLELLVLEQFLGALPPEIQAWVRGQQPGSPEEAAVLVEGLQHDPGQLLGWITAHVLKQAVLPATQKAEESVGSSHPSGTVEPLRAASGEGSKDAQMEGNAQLSCSVKEEPDGYGQETAPSSPPHPGRSHEGPAEQQEPTSVPFQPPRIQEEWGLLDPSQKEVYWDAMLQKYGTVVSLAGLPCPLPEARTEPEPEALSTGSEGARSLRPGGESESSREGRPGCPEAPPPARSKPYTCAQCGRTFDWKSVFVIHRRAHAGGPGAEKQPVGPPRRALPGPRSYACEECGRSFSWKSQLVIHRKGHAGQRRHFCGDCGHSFDWKSQLVIHRKSHRPEAP, via the exons ATGCCATCCCCACTGGGCCCCCCGAGTCTGCCCTCTGTGGACCCCGAGGCCACCCTGGCGGATCCTGAGGCAGCACGCCAGCGCTTCCGGGGCTTCTGCTACCAGGAGGTGGCCGGTCCCCGCGAGGCGCTGGCCCGGCTGCGGGAGCTGTGCCGCCAGTGGCTGCGGCCCGAGGTGCACTCCAAGGAGCAGATGCTGGAGCTGCTGGTGCTGGAGCAGTTCCTGGGCGCGCTGCCCCCCGAGATCCAGGCCTGGGTGCGGGGCCAGCAGCCAGGCAGCCCTGAGGAGGCCGCTGTCCTGGTCGAGGGCCTGCAGCATGACCCTGGGCAGCTGCTGGGCTGG ATTACAGCACATGTCCTGAAGCAAGCGGTGCTCCCGGCCACACAGAAGGCAGAGGAGTCTGTGGGGAGCTCCCACCCTTCAGGGACAGTGGAGCCCCTAAGGGCAGCCTCTGGGGAGGGGTCCAAGGATGCCCAGATGGAGGGGAACGCCCAGCTCAGCTGCAGCGTGAAGGAGGAGCCTGATGGCTATGGGCAGGAGACGG CACCGTCCAGCCCCCCACATCCAGGCCGGTCCCATGAGGGGCCCGCTGAACAACAGGAACCGACCTCCGTGCCCTTCCAGCCACCCAGGATTCAG GAGGAGTGGGGGCTCCTGGACCCGTCACAGAAGGAGGTGTACTGGGACGCGATGCTGCAGAAGTATGGCACGGTGGTCTCCCTGG CAGGGTTGCCGTGCCCCCTGCCGGAGGCACGCACTGAGCCGGAGCCGGAGGCGCTGAGCACCGGATCCGAGGGAGCGAGAAGCCTCCGCCCGG gaggtGAGAGCGAGAGCTCCCGAGAGGGCCGGCCCGGCTGCCCGGAGGCCCCGCCGCCCGCGCGGAGCAAGCCCTACACGTGCGCGCAGTGCGGCCGCACCTTCGACTGGAAGTCGGTGTTCGTCATCCACCGCCGCGCGCACGCGGGCGGCCCGGGCGCCGAGAAGCAGCCGGTGGGGCCGCCCCGGCGCGCGCTCCCGGGCCCGCGCAGCTACGCCTGCGAGGAGTGCGGCCGCAGCTTCAGCTGGAAGTCGCAGCTGGTCATCCACCGCAAGGGCCACGCCGGCCAGCGGCGCCACTTCTGCGGCGACTGCGGCCACAGCTTCGACTGGAAGTCCCAGCTGGTCATCCACCGCAAGAGCCACCGGCCCGAGGCCCCGTGA
- the ZBTB45 gene encoding zinc finger and BTB domain-containing protein 45 — translation MAAAEAVHHIHLQNFSRSLLETLNGQRLGGHFCDVTVRIREASLRAHRCVLAAGSPFFQDKLLLGHSEIRVPPVVPAQTVRQLVEFLYSGSLVVAQGEALQVLTAASVLRIQTVIDECTQIIARARAPAPGTPAPAPLPTPVPPPLAPAQLRHRLRHLLAARPPGHPGAAHTRKQRQPARLQLPAPPAPAKAEGSDADPALTAAPDDGGDDDDDDETDEEIDGEDGEGGGPGEGQAPPSFPDCAAGFLPAAADGAREEPPAPAGLSDYGGAGRDFLRGTSAAEDVFPDSYVSAWQDGDQTAPEGCPAETPAPPDCVLSGPRPPGVKTPGPPVALFPFHLGAPGPPAQPPPAPSGPAPAPPPAFYPALQPDAAPSAPLGEAPAPPAAPSAAPLTTPVRAPGAEPPAYECSHCHKTFSSRKNYTKHMFIHSGEKPHQCAVCWRSFSLRDYLLKHMVTHTGVRAFQCAVCAKRFTQKSSLNVHMRTHRPERAPCPACGKVFSHRALLERHLAAHPAP, via the exons ATGGCGGCGGCGGAGGCAGTGCACCACATTCACCTGCAGAACTTCTCCCGATCCCTGCTTGAGACCCTCAACGGGCAGCGGCTGGGTGGGCACTTCTGTGACGTGACTGTGCGCATCCGCGAGGCTTCACTGCGTGCACACCGCTGCGTGTTGGCCGCCGGCTCGCCCTTCTTCCAGGACAAATTGCTGCTCGGCCACTCTGAGATCCGCGTGCCGCCTGTGGTGCCCGCGCAGACGGTGCGCCAGCTCGTCGAGTTCCTCTACAGCGGCTCGCTCGTGGTGGCGCAGGGCGAAGCGCTGCAGGTGCTCACGGCCGCGTCGGTGCTGCGCATCCAGACGGTCATAGACGAATGTACGCAAATCATAGCCCGCGCCCGCGCCCCTGCCCCGGGCACCCCCGCGCCCGCGCCCCTGCCCACGCCCGTGCCCCCGCCGCTCGCGCCCGCGCAGCTGCGCCACCGCCTGCGCCACTTGCTGGCCGCGCGCCCCCCGGGCCACCCCGGTGCCGCGCACACACGCAAGCAGCGCCAGCCCGCGCGCCTGCAGCTGCCCGCGCCCCCCGCGCCTGCCAAGGCGGAGGGATCGGATGCCGACCCTGCCCTGACCGCTGCCCCAGACGACGGCGGggacgacgacgacgacgacgagACCGATGAGGAGATCGACGGCGAGGATGGCGAAGGCGGCGGCCCGGGTGAGGGCCAGGCGCCCCCTTCTTTCCCCGACTGCGCCGCCGGCTTCCTACCCGCGGCCGCGGACGGCGCGCGCGAGGAGCCGCCTGCGCCCGCCGGCCTCTCCGATTACGGCGGCGCCGGGAGGGACTTCCTCCGGGGGACTTCGGCTGCCGAGGACGTGTTCCCCGACAGCTACGTCTCCGCTTGGCAAGACGGAGATCAAACCGCCCCTGAAGGCTGTCCCGCCGAGACCCCTGCCCCGCCCGACTGTGTCCTATCCGGACCCCGCCCACCTGGCGTGAAGACCCCCGGGCCGCCCGTcgcgcttttcccctttcatctggGCGCTCCCGGGCCGCCAGCGCAACCCCCTCCCGCGCCCTCGGGGCCGGCCCCTGCGCCCCCACCCGCCTTCTACCCAGCGCTCCAGCCGGACGCAGCTCCCAGCGCGCCTCTAGGGGAGGCCCCGGCCCCACCGGCCGCTCCCAGCGCAGCCCCCTTGACCACCCCTGTGCGCGCCCCGGGTGCCGAGCCGCCCGCCTATGAGTGCAGTCACTGCCACAAGACGTTCAGCTCCCGGAAGAACTACACCAAGCACATGTTCATCCACTCGG GGGAGAAGCCGCACCAGTGCGCCGTGTGCTGGCGATCCTTCTCGCTGCGCGACTACCTGCTCAAGCACATGGTCACGCACACGGGCGTGCGCGCCTTCCAGTGCGCCGTCTGCGCCAAGCGCTTCACGCAGAAGAGCTCGCTCAACGTGCACATGCGCACCCACCGGCCGGAGCGCGCGCCGTGCCCCGCCTGCGGCAAGGTCTTCTCGCACCGCGCGCTGCTGGAGCGCCACCTGGCCGCGCACCCTGCGCCCTGA
- the ZNF446 gene encoding zinc finger protein 446 isoform X3, whose translation MRRIRRYRPSPPLVPLGGSKKTPGTTMPSPLGPPSLPSVDPEATLADPEAARQRFRGFCYQEVAGPREALARLRELCRQWLRPEVHSKEQMLELLVLEQFLGALPPEIQAWVRGQQPGSPEEAAVLVEGLQHDPGQLLGWITAHVLKQAVLPATQKAEESVGSSHPSGTVEPLRAASGEGSKDAQMEGNAQLSCSVKEEPDGYGQETAPSSPPHPGRSHEGPAEQQEPTSVPFQPPRIQEEWGLLDPSQKEVYWDAMLQKYGTVVSLAGLPCPLPEARTEPEPEALSTGSEGARSLRPGGESESSREGRPGCPEAPPPARSKPYTCAQCGRTFDWKSVFVIHRRAHAGGPGAEKQPVGPPRRALPGPRSYACEECGRSFSWKSQLVIHRKGHAGQRRHFCGDCGHSFDWKSQLVIHRKSHRPEAP comes from the exons ATGCGCAGGATTCGAAGGTACCGTCCGTCTCCGCCGTTG GTCCCCCTTGGTGGCTCCAAGAAGACTCCCGGCACAACAATGCCATCCCCACTGGGCCCCCCGAGTCTGCCCTCTGTGGACCCCGAGGCCACCCTGGCGGATCCTGAGGCAGCACGCCAGCGCTTCCGGGGCTTCTGCTACCAGGAGGTGGCCGGTCCCCGCGAGGCGCTGGCCCGGCTGCGGGAGCTGTGCCGCCAGTGGCTGCGGCCCGAGGTGCACTCCAAGGAGCAGATGCTGGAGCTGCTGGTGCTGGAGCAGTTCCTGGGCGCGCTGCCCCCCGAGATCCAGGCCTGGGTGCGGGGCCAGCAGCCAGGCAGCCCTGAGGAGGCCGCTGTCCTGGTCGAGGGCCTGCAGCATGACCCTGGGCAGCTGCTGGGCTGG ATTACAGCACATGTCCTGAAGCAAGCGGTGCTCCCGGCCACACAGAAGGCAGAGGAGTCTGTGGGGAGCTCCCACCCTTCAGGGACAGTGGAGCCCCTAAGGGCAGCCTCTGGGGAGGGGTCCAAGGATGCCCAGATGGAGGGGAACGCCCAGCTCAGCTGCAGCGTGAAGGAGGAGCCTGATGGCTATGGGCAGGAGACGG CACCGTCCAGCCCCCCACATCCAGGCCGGTCCCATGAGGGGCCCGCTGAACAACAGGAACCGACCTCCGTGCCCTTCCAGCCACCCAGGATTCAG GAGGAGTGGGGGCTCCTGGACCCGTCACAGAAGGAGGTGTACTGGGACGCGATGCTGCAGAAGTATGGCACGGTGGTCTCCCTGG CAGGGTTGCCGTGCCCCCTGCCGGAGGCACGCACTGAGCCGGAGCCGGAGGCGCTGAGCACCGGATCCGAGGGAGCGAGAAGCCTCCGCCCGG gaggtGAGAGCGAGAGCTCCCGAGAGGGCCGGCCCGGCTGCCCGGAGGCCCCGCCGCCCGCGCGGAGCAAGCCCTACACGTGCGCGCAGTGCGGCCGCACCTTCGACTGGAAGTCGGTGTTCGTCATCCACCGCCGCGCGCACGCGGGCGGCCCGGGCGCCGAGAAGCAGCCGGTGGGGCCGCCCCGGCGCGCGCTCCCGGGCCCGCGCAGCTACGCCTGCGAGGAGTGCGGCCGCAGCTTCAGCTGGAAGTCGCAGCTGGTCATCCACCGCAAGGGCCACGCCGGCCAGCGGCGCCACTTCTGCGGCGACTGCGGCCACAGCTTCGACTGGAAGTCCCAGCTGGTCATCCACCGCAAGAGCCACCGGCCCGAGGCCCCGTGA